A stretch of Christensenellaceae bacterium DNA encodes these proteins:
- a CDS encoding cation-transporting ATPase, with protein MANTPRFESPCKNGLTAQQVKERIDQGLTNDCNTHTTKTYRQIFRDNFLTFFNILNLVFTVLIVMTGYIKELVFLLVVGGNLIIGLVQEITTKKTLDKLSVLVTAKVTVVRDCMESTINVTDLVLDDVMLLKTGNQISADSILLEGTLEVNESLITGESDVIIKSPGDFLYSGSFVVSGNAYARVDHVGLDNYANKISADAKVTKKRHSELRSALDKILKIISIIIIPIGILLFLKQWLGVGLPIADNTVKTVGALIGMIPEGLILLTSISLAASAVILATKHTLVQDLYCIETLARVDVLCLDKTGTITEGRMQVEDVVPLRKADIPNLLANMAGALQDDNATMNAIREKFGKRFDYSVKHIIPFSSARKYSGVAFEDRGTYLLGAYEFIFPQPFEGVDPPDQYAQNGSRVLVLAHSDYFAEDNKVPQGMHPLAFIMIADRIRKDAPETLAFFEQQQVDIKIISGDSPVTVSAIARKAGVKNPEAVDATTLDTPDKIAAAAKTYSVFGRVTPSQKKELIAALKMQDHTVAMTGDGVNDVLALKESDCSIAMASGSDAAKNISNLVLMDSNFATMPSIVNEGRKVINNIQRVATLFITKTVYAVLIALMTLILIDSSYPFTPLQLTLISFVNIGFPAFFLALEPNYAPIQKHFLISILEKSLPGGLCVVISILVVDVLAGVFQYSPDSVSTMCMMLAVAAGLWVVVKVSRPFTTARKIILGSSIGVFALCLIFLRGFFDISPLSIPQIVVIGINVILMPFIMKLIERVVTKGAFSVLMKKQQKKIMDQLEKNSKRKDV; from the coding sequence ATGGCTAATACTCCCCGCTTTGAATCGCCGTGCAAGAACGGTCTTACCGCCCAGCAAGTCAAGGAGCGTATAGACCAGGGGCTTACCAATGATTGCAACACGCATACGACAAAAACCTACCGGCAGATTTTCAGGGATAATTTTCTGACGTTTTTTAACATATTAAATCTGGTTTTTACGGTCCTTATTGTAATGACCGGCTATATCAAGGAGCTTGTTTTCCTGCTGGTCGTCGGCGGGAATCTGATTATCGGCCTCGTACAGGAGATCACCACCAAGAAAACCCTGGATAAGCTCTCCGTCCTCGTCACAGCCAAAGTAACGGTGGTCAGGGATTGCATGGAAAGTACGATCAACGTAACGGACCTTGTGCTTGACGACGTGATGTTGCTGAAAACCGGCAACCAGATCAGCGCGGACAGTATCCTGCTTGAAGGCACCCTCGAGGTGAACGAATCGCTTATCACCGGCGAGTCGGACGTTATCATAAAATCTCCGGGCGATTTTTTATATTCGGGCAGTTTTGTCGTCTCCGGCAACGCCTATGCGCGCGTGGACCACGTGGGTCTTGATAACTATGCCAATAAAATTTCCGCAGATGCAAAGGTAACCAAAAAACGACATTCCGAACTCCGCAGCGCGCTGGATAAAATCCTCAAGATCATCAGTATCATTATCATCCCCATCGGTATCCTTTTGTTCTTAAAGCAATGGCTGGGCGTCGGTCTTCCGATTGCCGACAATACGGTCAAAACAGTAGGCGCCCTCATCGGTATGATACCCGAGGGGCTAATTCTTCTGACCAGTATTTCGCTGGCCGCGAGCGCGGTCATCCTCGCCACGAAGCATACGCTGGTGCAGGATTTGTATTGTATTGAAACGCTTGCGCGCGTAGATGTCTTGTGTCTGGATAAAACGGGTACTATCACCGAAGGCCGCATGCAGGTAGAGGATGTCGTGCCTTTGCGTAAGGCGGATATTCCCAACCTCCTTGCCAATATGGCGGGCGCGTTGCAGGACGATAACGCCACCATGAACGCCATCCGTGAAAAATTCGGAAAACGCTTCGATTATTCCGTCAAACATATCATCCCTTTTTCCTCCGCACGTAAATACAGCGGCGTTGCATTCGAAGATCGGGGAACATACCTTTTGGGGGCGTACGAGTTCATTTTCCCGCAGCCTTTTGAGGGCGTTGACCCACCAGACCAGTATGCACAGAACGGTTCTCGCGTGCTTGTGCTGGCGCACAGCGATTATTTTGCGGAAGACAATAAGGTGCCGCAGGGCATGCACCCGCTCGCTTTCATCATGATCGCCGACCGCATCCGCAAGGACGCGCCGGAGACCCTGGCGTTCTTCGAGCAGCAGCAGGTGGATATTAAAATCATATCCGGCGACAGTCCGGTTACGGTAAGCGCCATCGCGCGCAAAGCCGGCGTGAAGAATCCGGAAGCCGTGGACGCCACTACGCTCGATACGCCGGATAAAATCGCGGCGGCAGCCAAAACCTACAGCGTATTCGGCAGGGTAACGCCGTCGCAAAAAAAGGAACTGATCGCGGCGCTCAAAATGCAGGACCATACCGTTGCCATGACGGGCGACGGCGTCAACGACGTTCTCGCCTTAAAAGAATCGGATTGCAGCATTGCTATGGCCTCGGGCAGCGACGCCGCCAAGAATATTTCCAACCTTGTACTGATGGATTCCAACTTTGCAACGATGCCCTCCATTGTCAATGAAGGGCGAAAGGTCATCAATAATATCCAGCGCGTGGCGACGCTGTTTATTACCAAGACCGTCTATGCCGTCCTGATCGCGCTGATGACGCTGATCCTGATCGACAGCAGCTATCCGTTTACCCCGCTGCAACTGACGCTGATCAGCTTTGTCAATATTGGTTTCCCAGCGTTTTTCCTCGCTTTGGAGCCAAATTATGCGCCCATACAAAAACACTTTCTCATCAGCATTCTCGAAAAATCCCTGCCCGGTGGCCTGTGCGTTGTCATCAGCATTCTCGTTGTAGATGTCCTCGCAGGCGTGTTCCAGTATTCGCCGGACTCGGTATCCACCATGTGCATGATGCTTGCCGTCGCCGCAGGCCTTTGGGTTGTCGTCAAAGTCAGCCGTCCGTTTACCACCGCACGTAAAATCATACTTGGCAGTTCCATCGGCGTATTTGCCCTCTGCCTCATTTTCCTGCGCGGGTTTTTCGACATCTCTCCTCTGAGTATACCGCAAATCGTCGTAATCGGTATCAACGTCATATTGATGCCGTTCATCATGAAGCTGATCGAGCGTGTCGTCACCAAAGGCGCGTTTTCCGTCCTCATGAAAAAACAGCAAAAAAAAATCATGGACCAGCTGGAGAAAAACAGTAAACGAAAGGATGTGTGA
- a CDS encoding glycine cleavage system protein H has translation MNVPEDLRYTTTHEWISFIEDGKAKIGITDYAQQVLGDIVYVSLPHSGEEYKKGDIFADVESVKTETEIYMPMDGRILTANMGLMEEPQRVNEDAYGAWLVEVRGLKDEGLMSASEYQKYIEDTDANA, from the coding sequence ATGAACGTACCGGAAGACTTAAGATACACCACGACACATGAATGGATTTCTTTTATAGAAGACGGTAAGGCAAAAATCGGTATCACGGATTATGCACAGCAAGTTTTAGGCGACATTGTGTACGTGAGTCTGCCACATTCGGGCGAGGAGTACAAAAAAGGAGATATTTTTGCTGATGTGGAATCCGTCAAAACGGAGACAGAAATTTATATGCCGATGGACGGCCGGATTTTGACTGCCAATATGGGATTGATGGAAGAACCGCAAAGAGTCAATGAGGACGCATATGGCGCGTGGCTTGTAGAAGTGCGCGGCTTAAAGGACGAAGGGCTGATGAGCGCTTCCGAATATCAGAAATACATAGAAGACACCGACGCAAACGCTTAA
- a CDS encoding NAD(P)H nitroreductase codes for MEFFELIKVRESCRKYSDKQVEPEKITKILEAARLAPSGCNSQPWHFTVIYGEQEVDTLRDMIINGAEDGSSRLNTFVKSAPVFLVVCEEQAKLLPMPEKKYGSQHFAQMDVGQAVAYLTLAAADIGLGTCMIGMFADDEVKKLVNAPRGSVVRMIVALGYPADESKPPRKKDRKDLGEIVTEHHR; via the coding sequence ATGGAATTTTTTGAGTTGATCAAGGTGCGTGAGAGTTGCCGGAAATACTCGGATAAGCAGGTAGAACCGGAAAAGATAACAAAAATACTGGAAGCGGCGCGGCTTGCGCCCAGCGGGTGCAACAGCCAGCCATGGCATTTTACGGTTATATACGGGGAACAGGAAGTGGACACGCTGCGGGATATGATTATAAACGGCGCCGAGGACGGATCTTCCAGGCTGAATACCTTTGTCAAAAGCGCGCCGGTTTTTCTGGTTGTCTGCGAGGAGCAAGCGAAGCTGCTGCCCATGCCGGAGAAAAAATACGGTTCCCAGCATTTTGCACAAATGGACGTGGGACAGGCCGTCGCTTATTTGACGCTGGCCGCCGCGGATATTGGGCTTGGAACGTGCATGATCGGCATGTTCGCGGACGACGAAGTCAAAAAGCTGGTTAACGCGCCGCGCGGCAGTGTGGTACGTATGATCGTTGCGCTTGGGTATCCGGCAGATGAGAGCAAACCGCCGCGCAAAAAAGACAGGAAAGATTTAGGCGAAATTGTAACCGAACACCACAGATAG
- the cspC gene encoding cold-shock protein, which yields MNNGTVKWFNAEKGFGFITNDESGEDVFVHFSAIQADGYKSLQEGQKVTFDMEQDTRDSSKMRAVNVTPM from the coding sequence ATGAATAATGGTACAGTAAAATGGTTTAATGCAGAAAAAGGGTTTGGATTTATCACGAACGATGAGAGCGGCGAAGATGTATTCGTACATTTCTCTGCAATTCAGGCAGACGGTTACAAGTCTCTGCAGGAAGGTCAGAAAGTAACTTTTGACATGGAGCAGGATACGCGTGACAGCAGCAAAATGAGAGCTGTTAACGTTACGCCTATGTAA
- a CDS encoding phosphoglycolate phosphatase has translation MLFYYALQTLIYKKDDCRAFDVVYLRKEKQGGTFYLIKAVIFDLDGTLLDTLTSLETTGNRMLRALGLKEQKREQYKYFVGDGAVELVKRALAAAGDTKAEHFERGMKLFRKYFKEGCSYEVHPYDGIHETLHALLQRGIQIAVLSNKPHMQTEEVIREYFGEGVFTIVRGQMDGVPKKPDPAGAYAILEELGVKPEECLYAGDTNVDMQTGRAAGMHTVGVLWGFRPRRELEENGAQMLIETPRELVGLVEAVG, from the coding sequence ATGCTTTTTTATTATGCCCTGCAAACGCTTATATACAAAAAGGATGATTGCAGAGCGTTTGATGTGGTATACTTAAGGAAAGAAAAGCAGGGAGGAACATTCTACTTGATAAAAGCGGTGATCTTTGATTTGGACGGAACGCTTCTTGATACGCTGACGTCGTTAGAAACCACGGGAAACCGGATGCTGCGGGCGCTCGGCCTCAAAGAGCAAAAACGCGAGCAATATAAGTATTTCGTGGGCGACGGGGCCGTAGAGTTAGTCAAAAGGGCGCTTGCGGCCGCGGGCGATACGAAAGCGGAGCATTTTGAAAGGGGGATGAAGCTGTTCCGGAAGTATTTCAAAGAGGGGTGCAGCTATGAGGTGCATCCATATGATGGAATCCATGAAACGTTGCATGCGCTTTTGCAGAGGGGCATTCAGATAGCGGTATTATCAAATAAACCGCATATGCAGACAGAGGAAGTTATCCGTGAATATTTTGGAGAGGGAGTTTTTACCATCGTACGCGGCCAGATGGACGGTGTACCTAAAAAGCCCGATCCGGCAGGCGCATATGCGATCCTGGAAGAGTTGGGTGTGAAACCCGAAGAATGCCTGTATGCCGGCGACACTAATGTAGATATGCAGACCGGCCGCGCGGCGGGTATGCATACGGTGGGCGTGCTGTGGGGATTTCGGCCGCGCAGGGAACTTGAGGAAAACGGCGCGCAGATGTTGATCGAAACCCCGCGCGAATTGGTGGGGCTTGTTGAAGCCGTAGGCTAA
- a CDS encoding lipase, whose protein sequence is MSFVKWLGKTIFMYAGFIVLFVFYYFASPDWAAWYLRAMFDGSGYSRSKDFPHILDKVEIIRDIDYGSAYPNGRMDVIRPKNQQGRLPVIFWMHGGAYVGGDKQDTEPYGVCLAGRGYVVVNMNYALAPESRYPTPLMQMGEAYCYVAKHAIEYGIDMDNIYFGGDSAGAQIVSVFVNAETCKDYADNLGLTQVVAKKDTIRGTLLFCGPYDMRKLADIDAPIVGFMLNRAAWAYMKDKKWYDSKAGQLNSLPDKVSMNFPPAFLTDGNTGSFEGHARSLERALKAHGVPVYGVYYPRGEKILMHEYQFHMREAHAQKTFEQAIEFLRKTTLKKIR, encoded by the coding sequence GTGAGCTTCGTGAAATGGCTTGGAAAAACAATATTTATGTACGCGGGTTTCATAGTATTATTCGTGTTCTATTATTTTGCCTCGCCGGATTGGGCGGCATGGTATTTGCGGGCGATGTTTGACGGAAGCGGATATAGCAGGTCTAAGGATTTTCCGCATATCCTGGATAAAGTGGAAATCATACGGGATATTGATTACGGATCGGCCTATCCGAATGGGAGGATGGATGTGATTCGTCCTAAAAACCAACAGGGCAGGCTTCCGGTCATCTTCTGGATGCATGGGGGCGCGTATGTGGGCGGCGATAAACAGGATACAGAGCCGTATGGCGTTTGCCTTGCGGGCAGGGGATATGTCGTAGTCAACATGAATTACGCGCTTGCACCGGAATCGCGCTATCCCACGCCCCTGATGCAGATGGGGGAAGCATACTGTTACGTGGCCAAGCACGCGATAGAATATGGGATAGATATGGATAATATCTATTTTGGCGGTGACTCGGCCGGCGCGCAGATTGTGTCTGTTTTTGTTAACGCAGAGACGTGCAAGGACTACGCAGACAATCTGGGGCTTACACAGGTGGTTGCGAAAAAGGATACGATACGGGGTACGCTCTTGTTCTGCGGTCCTTATGATATGCGAAAGCTTGCGGATATTGATGCGCCCATCGTAGGGTTTATGCTGAACCGCGCGGCATGGGCCTATATGAAAGATAAAAAATGGTATGATTCCAAGGCGGGACAGCTTAATTCTTTGCCGGACAAGGTGAGTATGAATTTTCCGCCCGCTTTCCTGACGGATGGCAACACAGGCTCCTTTGAAGGGCATGCCAGGAGCCTGGAACGCGCGCTGAAAGCACACGGCGTACCTGTTTACGGTGTATATTATCCTCGCGGGGAAAAGATATTGATGCATGAATACCAGTTTCATATGAGAGAGGCGCACGCGCAAAAAACATTCGAACAGGCTATTGAATTCTTAAGAAAAACAACATTAAAAAAGATCCGATGA
- the feoB gene encoding ferrous iron transport protein B → MKMKFALAGNPNCGKTTMFNELTGSSQYVGNWPGVTVEKKEGKLKDHKDIVITDLPGIYSLSPYTLEEVVARNYLLQENPDVIIDIVDATNIERNLYLTTQLLETGIPVVIALNMMDVVKKTGDKIDIRKLSEKLGCPIVETSALKATGLGQLIDTAMTVAQTVKTQVVLHKFASEVENVLASIGHTIEGMVNPETLRWHSVKLFERDEKEEEALRLSSEKRQYVEEIITQCENQFDDDSESIITGERYAYIQKLMHECVKKRANKMTISDRIDRVVTNRVAAIPIFIGVMFLVYFIAVSTVGTFVTDWTNDELFGTYITDWATNGLTAIGASDWVLSLVVDGIIGGVGAVIGFVPQMLILFLLLSLLEDCGYMARVAFIMDRIFRKFGLSGKSFIPLLVASGCGVPGIMASRTIENESDRRMTIMTTTFVPCSAKLPIIALIAGALFPENSWWLAPCAYFLGIGMVIVSGIILKKLKPFAGEVAPFVMELPQYRVPAAKGVLMHMWERAKSFIIKAGTIIFVSAVVIWFLSNFNTSLEMVDTGDSMLAAIGSFIAPVFAPLGFGDWQSSVATITGLVAKENVVGTMGVLHGLMDATEETTALLSSVAATFTTVSAFSFMAFNLLCAPCFAAIGAISREMNSAKWTWAAIGYQTLLAYVIAFIIFQLGSVMFLGTAFGVGTVIAIAFIALIVWLMARKGYRPEDRKESLVSAQVRS, encoded by the coding sequence ATGAAAATGAAATTCGCTCTCGCAGGAAACCCTAACTGCGGGAAAACCACCATGTTTAACGAACTGACCGGCAGCTCGCAGTATGTCGGCAACTGGCCCGGCGTCACCGTGGAAAAAAAAGAGGGAAAACTGAAAGACCATAAAGACATCGTCATAACCGATCTGCCCGGCATTTATTCATTATCTCCTTATACCTTGGAAGAAGTCGTTGCACGAAATTATTTGCTTCAGGAAAATCCAGATGTAATCATCGACATCGTAGACGCAACGAACATCGAACGCAACCTGTATCTGACGACACAGCTTTTAGAGACAGGGATTCCTGTCGTCATCGCCCTCAACATGATGGACGTCGTCAAAAAAACCGGCGATAAGATCGACATCAGGAAATTGAGCGAGAAGCTCGGCTGCCCCATTGTGGAAACGTCCGCCCTTAAGGCGACGGGCCTTGGGCAACTGATCGACACCGCGATGACCGTGGCGCAGACCGTCAAAACACAGGTCGTGCTCCACAAATTTGCTTCAGAGGTCGAAAACGTACTTGCGTCCATCGGCCATACCATCGAAGGCATGGTGAATCCGGAGACACTTCGCTGGCACAGCGTCAAGTTGTTCGAGCGGGACGAGAAAGAAGAGGAGGCGCTACGATTGTCTTCTGAAAAAAGGCAATACGTTGAAGAAATCATCACGCAATGCGAAAACCAGTTCGACGACGACAGTGAAAGCATCATTACGGGCGAACGGTATGCGTATATCCAGAAGCTCATGCACGAATGCGTGAAAAAGCGCGCGAACAAGATGACCATATCCGACCGCATCGACCGTGTCGTTACCAACCGCGTCGCGGCGATCCCGATCTTTATCGGCGTCATGTTCCTTGTCTATTTCATCGCGGTCAGCACCGTCGGCACGTTCGTTACGGACTGGACCAACGACGAGTTGTTCGGCACATACATTACGGACTGGGCGACCAACGGACTCACCGCGATCGGCGCGTCCGATTGGGTATTGAGCCTTGTTGTAGACGGTATCATCGGCGGCGTAGGCGCGGTCATAGGCTTCGTACCGCAAATGCTCATCCTGTTCCTGCTGCTCTCGCTGCTTGAAGACTGCGGTTATATGGCGCGCGTCGCGTTCATCATGGACCGTATCTTCCGCAAATTCGGACTTTCAGGAAAATCGTTCATTCCATTACTGGTAGCTTCGGGCTGCGGCGTTCCCGGCATCATGGCCAGCCGCACTATTGAAAACGAAAGCGACCGGCGTATGACGATTATGACGACAACGTTCGTTCCCTGCAGCGCCAAGCTCCCCATTATCGCTCTCATAGCAGGCGCATTGTTTCCGGAAAATTCATGGTGGCTTGCACCGTGCGCTTATTTTCTCGGTATCGGTATGGTAATCGTCTCCGGTATCATCCTAAAGAAGCTGAAGCCCTTTGCGGGAGAAGTAGCGCCGTTTGTCATGGAGCTTCCCCAGTACCGCGTTCCTGCGGCAAAGGGCGTACTCATGCACATGTGGGAACGTGCAAAATCATTCATCATCAAGGCAGGTACCATCATCTTTGTTTCCGCAGTCGTGATCTGGTTCCTCAGCAACTTCAACACCAGCCTTGAAATGGTGGATACGGGCGACAGCATGTTGGCGGCAATCGGCTCGTTCATCGCTCCCGTGTTTGCACCGCTCGGCTTTGGCGACTGGCAGTCCTCGGTGGCTACCATCACCGGACTTGTGGCCAAAGAAAATGTGGTCGGCACGATGGGCGTCCTGCACGGCCTCATGGACGCGACCGAAGAAACGACGGCGCTGTTATCCAGCGTTGCCGCGACTTTCACAACGGTCAGTGCTTTCTCGTTCATGGCATTTAACCTGTTGTGTGCCCCGTGCTTCGCTGCAATCGGCGCCATCAGCCGCGAGATGAACAGCGCAAAATGGACATGGGCCGCAATCGGTTACCAGACGCTGCTCGCTTACGTCATCGCGTTCATTATTTTCCAGCTTGGAAGCGTTATGTTCCTTGGAACCGCATTTGGCGTAGGTACCGTGATCGCCATTGCGTTCATCGCCCTTATCGTATGGCTCATGGCGCGCAAAGGCTACCGGCCTGAAGATAGAAAAGAGAGCCTTGTCTCTGCACAAGTCAGAAGTTAA
- a CDS encoding iron transporter FeoA, with product MNEAAKTLRNTKCGETVTVTKLTGNGAVKRRIMDMGITKGTPVFVRKVAPLGDPVEVTVRGYELSIRKADAETIFVD from the coding sequence ATGAACGAAGCTGCTAAAACATTGCGCAATACGAAATGCGGCGAAACGGTGACTGTTACGAAACTGACCGGCAACGGGGCCGTAAAACGGCGGATCATGGATATGGGGATCACCAAAGGAACCCCTGTATTTGTCCGCAAGGTAGCGCCCCTTGGCGATCCTGTGGAAGTAACCGTCAGGGGATACGAGCTTTCCATCCGTAAAGCGGATGCCGAAACGATATTCGTCGATTAA
- a CDS encoding iron transporter FeoA: MPLTMARAGVRSFICKINGKDEVRRFLGNLGFVEGENVTVISEMGGNMIVSVKDARIAISKSMANRIMIKEQAS, translated from the coding sequence ATGCCTCTCACTATGGCACGTGCAGGTGTCCGGAGCTTTATCTGTAAGATCAACGGCAAGGATGAGGTCCGCCGGTTTTTGGGGAACCTCGGTTTTGTTGAGGGCGAAAACGTAACCGTGATTTCCGAAATGGGCGGCAACATGATCGTCAGCGTAAAAGATGCGCGTATCGCCATCAGTAAAAGCATGGCAAACCGGATCATGATTAAGGAACAGGCGTCCTGA
- a CDS encoding DtxR family transcriptional regulator has translation MDLRESGENYLEAILILEQRTGAVHSIDVANYLDVTKPSVSRAMGILKDANYIWMEKGGLLHLTDEGKKIAESIYERHRLLTEYLVHLGVDKETAAQDACRIEHVISEQSFRKIKEHVAGKK, from the coding sequence ATGGATTTAAGAGAATCGGGTGAAAATTATCTGGAAGCAATTCTGATATTGGAGCAGAGGACGGGCGCGGTGCATTCGATTGACGTTGCAAACTATCTGGATGTAACCAAGCCGAGCGTAAGCCGCGCAATGGGTATCTTAAAGGATGCGAATTATATCTGGATGGAAAAGGGCGGCTTGCTCCATCTGACAGACGAAGGCAAAAAAATTGCCGAGAGCATTTATGAGCGTCACCGCCTGCTGACGGAATACCTGGTACACCTGGGCGTGGATAAAGAAACGGCGGCGCAGGACGCTTGCCGGATCGAGCATGTGATCAGCGAACAGAGTTTCCGCAAGATCAAAGAGCATGTGGCAGGGAAAAAATGA
- a CDS encoding ABC transporter ATP-binding protein, which produces MEPIIAARNLKKIYRMGNAKIHALDGVDINVMPGEVCAIVGTSGSGKSTLLSLLAGLEHPTSGKIFIKKKPTYKMNEKELVDFRLQHIGFVFQSFNLMPTMSAAENVALPLMFRGVSRQKRMKTAKKLLIEMGLKQQLNHLPSQLSGGQQQRVSIARAIISQPEIIFADEPTGNLDSVTATQIMDIMCQAAKKRGATLLFVTHDPQKAEYADQIIHIIDGKVAKREARGEVTEARTIIEAELGTRGEN; this is translated from the coding sequence GTGGAGCCGATCATCGCAGCGAGAAATCTGAAAAAAATTTACCGTATGGGCAATGCGAAAATCCATGCGCTGGACGGCGTGGATATTAATGTAATGCCCGGGGAAGTGTGCGCGATCGTAGGTACGTCGGGGAGCGGGAAATCAACGCTTCTTTCGTTACTCGCGGGGCTTGAGCACCCGACGTCCGGTAAGATATTCATCAAGAAAAAACCTACGTATAAGATGAATGAAAAGGAGCTGGTCGATTTCAGGCTGCAGCACATTGGTTTTGTGTTCCAGTCTTTTAATTTGATGCCGACCATGAGCGCGGCGGAGAATGTGGCCCTGCCGCTTATGTTTCGTGGAGTCAGCCGCCAAAAGAGGATGAAGACGGCCAAAAAGCTCCTGATTGAAATGGGATTAAAGCAACAATTGAACCATCTTCCAAGCCAGCTCTCGGGCGGCCAACAGCAGCGCGTGTCTATTGCGCGCGCGATCATTTCGCAGCCGGAGATCATTTTCGCAGACGAGCCGACGGGCAACCTTGATTCCGTGACCGCGACGCAGATCATGGACATAATGTGCCAGGCGGCAAAAAAGCGCGGCGCGACTTTGCTTTTCGTGACGCATGATCCGCAAAAAGCGGAATATGCGGACCAGATCATCCATATCATTGACGGAAAAGTAGCGAAGCGGGAAGCGCGCGGCGAGGTGACTGAAGCAAGGACCATCATAGAAGCAGAATTAGGAACACGAGGAGAGAATTGA